Proteins encoded in a region of the Paenibacillus sp. E222 genome:
- a CDS encoding carbohydrate ABC transporter permease: MKSRDPLAVSRRSASIIHAMFIFYAIACIVPILLVFAISFSDETTVIANGYKLIPEKFSLTAYEFLFKDMDQIIHSYGISIIVTVIGTITSVALTALYAYPLSRRDLPYRGWFAFFIFFTMLFNGGLVPWYLVYVNVLDLKNSILALIMPLLLSPFFVLVMRTFFANSIPVSILESARIDGAGELRTFTRIVLPLSLPVMATVALFSTLNYWNDWYLSMIFISDNRTISLQYLMYRTLLDIQYLTSNSNVSSQISSQGGLLNLPNKTLQMAMAVVGIGPIVLAYPFFQRYFIKGLTVGAVKG, encoded by the coding sequence GTGAAATCACGTGATCCATTAGCCGTGTCGCGGCGTTCCGCGTCTATCATACACGCTATGTTTATATTCTATGCCATTGCCTGCATCGTGCCGATCCTGCTTGTCTTCGCGATCTCATTCTCGGACGAGACGACGGTCATTGCGAACGGGTATAAGCTGATTCCGGAGAAGTTTAGCCTGACTGCCTATGAATTTCTGTTCAAGGATATGGATCAGATCATCCATTCCTATGGCATATCCATTATCGTAACCGTGATAGGTACAATAACGAGTGTAGCACTGACGGCATTGTATGCGTATCCGCTTTCACGGAGGGATTTGCCGTATCGAGGGTGGTTCGCCTTTTTCATCTTTTTCACCATGCTGTTCAATGGCGGTCTGGTCCCGTGGTATCTCGTTTATGTAAACGTACTGGATTTGAAAAACTCGATTCTGGCACTGATCATGCCGCTGCTGCTGTCACCGTTCTTCGTGCTGGTCATGCGTACGTTCTTCGCTAACTCCATTCCGGTATCGATTCTTGAATCGGCACGGATTGATGGAGCGGGTGAACTGAGAACCTTTACACGTATCGTGCTTCCGCTCTCCCTTCCGGTGATGGCGACCGTTGCACTGTTCAGCACATTGAATTACTGGAACGACTGGTATCTCAGCATGATTTTTATATCCGATAACCGGACGATCAGCCTTCAGTACCTTATGTACCGGACGCTGCTCGATATTCAATATTTAACATCCAACTCCAATGTCTCTTCACAGATTTCCTCACAGGGCGGATTGCTGAATCTGCCGAATAAAACACTGCAAATGGCGATGGCTGTTGTCGGTATCGGTCCAATCGTACTGGCATATCCATTCTTCCAGCGGTATTTCATCAAGGGCCTTACTGTAGGCGCAGTGAAGGGGTAA
- a CDS encoding helix-turn-helix domain-containing protein, which translates to MRNLLIVDDEVYALQAMVEGVDWSLAGIDQVFSAGDAEEARMLMRTHPIDIMICDIEMPGETGLDLQSWVLKHDPGMLTIFLTGHALFDYAQTAIKLNSFDYVLKPAPADQLLKVVSQAMDKIKDGEQRSRTNEVYETVYKRWQTHKPLLTERFWKDAISQRVTLTQQKLQELAEVYGAEIDPQVRVLPIVISVEEWVRDFDLRDEEVLEYALRNAAKEMLLGDKPGEVFQDHSGLNIVLAYEHDGIVPTAGEVEQGCQSYIQECGTYFYCRLSCYVGVPVAVTDLQGMLNELMDMERRNINELEGVFIYDEVGRDTEDRFLPIPWFSELSILFETGKFDDLRERVDEIFELLAAQERLSPEILRLYYHAMLHVIYPLLHQKNVSVRSLYPGEREPEENVVTRSLPQLKQWTLDLISRAIPVLYPDDHSPMTIVDQLCIYIENHIGEELMREELASFAGFNPAYLSRLFRKEKGMSLSEFILQRRVAKAKTLLSQSTVKVTDIAGKVGYYNYSHFTKMFKKCTGITPQEFRKQSRTVQI; encoded by the coding sequence ATGCGGAACCTGTTGATCGTGGATGATGAAGTATACGCCTTGCAAGCGATGGTGGAAGGGGTGGACTGGAGCCTGGCCGGAATTGACCAGGTATTCAGTGCTGGTGATGCGGAAGAGGCGAGAATGCTGATGAGAACCCATCCCATCGATATAATGATCTGTGATATTGAAATGCCGGGTGAAACGGGACTGGATCTGCAGAGCTGGGTGTTAAAGCATGATCCCGGCATGCTGACGATTTTTCTTACAGGTCATGCCCTGTTCGATTATGCCCAAACGGCAATCAAGCTGAACAGCTTCGATTATGTGCTGAAACCTGCTCCCGCCGACCAGCTGCTCAAGGTTGTGAGCCAGGCCATGGACAAAATCAAGGATGGCGAGCAGCGTTCCCGCACCAATGAAGTATATGAGACCGTGTATAAACGCTGGCAGACGCATAAACCGCTGTTAACCGAGCGTTTCTGGAAAGACGCCATTTCACAGCGTGTAACCTTAACTCAGCAAAAGCTTCAGGAGCTTGCCGAGGTATATGGAGCCGAGATTGATCCGCAAGTGCGCGTGTTGCCCATTGTCATTTCCGTCGAAGAATGGGTGCGGGACTTCGATCTGCGTGATGAGGAAGTCCTTGAATATGCGCTTCGCAATGCTGCCAAGGAAATGCTGCTTGGTGACAAACCCGGTGAAGTGTTTCAGGACCACAGTGGACTAAATATTGTGCTTGCATACGAACACGATGGTATCGTACCTACGGCAGGTGAAGTGGAACAAGGATGTCAGAGCTATATTCAAGAGTGTGGTACTTACTTTTATTGCCGATTATCCTGTTACGTCGGAGTCCCGGTTGCTGTTACAGATTTACAGGGGATGCTGAATGAGCTGATGGACATGGAGCGTCGCAATATCAACGAGCTTGAAGGGGTCTTTATCTATGACGAGGTAGGCCGAGATACGGAGGACCGCTTTCTGCCAATACCGTGGTTTTCCGAGCTGTCCATCCTGTTCGAAACGGGAAAGTTTGACGACCTGCGCGAGCGTGTGGATGAAATCTTTGAATTGCTGGCTGCACAGGAGCGTTTGTCACCCGAAATTCTGCGCTTGTATTACCATGCCATGCTGCATGTAATCTACCCGCTGCTGCATCAGAAAAATGTATCCGTACGCAGCCTGTACCCCGGAGAACGGGAGCCGGAGGAAAACGTTGTGACACGTTCGTTGCCCCAGCTGAAGCAGTGGACATTAGACCTGATCAGTCGTGCGATCCCGGTATTGTACCCGGACGATCACAGTCCAATGACGATTGTGGACCAGTTATGCATTTACATTGAAAATCATATTGGTGAAGAGCTGATGCGAGAAGAACTTGCATCCTTTGCCGGATTTAATCCGGCCTATCTATCCCGTCTGTTTCGGAAAGAAAAGGGTATGTCGCTTTCCGAATTCATTCTCCAGCGCAGAGTAGCCAAAGCGAAGACGTTATTGTCCCAGTCTACCGTGAAGGTGACGGATATCGCAGGCAAGGTCGGGTACTACAATTACTCTCATTTTACGAAAATGTTCAAAAAGTGCACGGGCATTACCCCACAGGAGTTTCGTAAACAGTCCCGAACGGTACAAATTTGA
- a CDS encoding response regulator — MIDILLVDDETYVTESLELTIPWGELGVTTVFRAASGKEALQILEENAVDLVVTDIRMPGMSGLELIEEVSSRWAHIRCILLTGHSDFQYAKKAIQLQAADYILKPVNDEEFMASVSAAITSLRDDWDEFDKYHRLLYSRKSDYKILRENLLHDLLLGREITARALGEQLEKYEIVLQPDQPAVMMLIRLTGRFSAMDQQSLDLMEFAVGNIAEEVFGPHFNVWFGRGPHESLVMIIQSPVWTEPAQTHVEELKQPAGTFREHVIRYLQGDLSMVVTAPFQFADLTTAYRKGLGSLVLSGPDENTIIYMDKELSKRPENDAAQALEELYKPPVLPQLLETKQWEAAARKLNTVFDAAERVCLSREHVYEMYLSVTNAFMYIAHKQGHLVHEIDHAGFDLLLAHQLIQSPDKLRRWATEMLAKLQEELSDHEGVQSRRHVIKQVQEMVTRDAGQDLSVKMIADKVYLHPVYLSKIYKAETGEGLGDYMIRMRMERALYLLKNTNKKIYEITSELGYQNPQYFSKMFKKHYGMTPNEYRDQA, encoded by the coding sequence TTGATTGATATTTTACTGGTGGATGATGAGACGTATGTAACTGAAAGTCTGGAATTAACCATTCCCTGGGGAGAGCTCGGGGTTACGACGGTTTTCCGTGCGGCATCTGGGAAGGAAGCGCTGCAGATCTTGGAAGAGAATGCAGTGGACCTCGTGGTGACCGATATTCGAATGCCAGGCATGTCCGGACTGGAGCTGATTGAGGAGGTAAGCAGTCGCTGGGCGCATATCCGCTGTATTCTGCTGACCGGACACAGTGATTTTCAATATGCCAAGAAAGCGATTCAGCTGCAGGCTGCCGATTATATTCTCAAGCCGGTGAACGATGAGGAGTTCATGGCTTCGGTCTCCGCCGCCATCACGTCCCTTCGGGATGATTGGGATGAATTTGATAAATACCATCGGTTGTTATACAGCCGGAAGTCAGATTATAAAATTTTGCGGGAGAATCTGTTGCATGATCTGTTGCTGGGCCGCGAGATTACAGCTCGGGCACTGGGTGAACAGCTTGAGAAGTACGAGATTGTGCTCCAGCCCGATCAACCGGCAGTTATGATGCTGATTCGCCTTACAGGCCGGTTCTCCGCAATGGATCAGCAATCACTGGATTTGATGGAGTTTGCCGTTGGCAATATCGCAGAAGAGGTTTTTGGTCCCCATTTTAACGTGTGGTTTGGACGAGGTCCCCATGAGAGTCTGGTCATGATTATACAGAGTCCGGTCTGGACGGAGCCTGCTCAGACACATGTGGAAGAGCTGAAGCAGCCAGCTGGCACTTTCCGCGAGCATGTTATTCGATATCTGCAAGGCGATCTGTCCATGGTGGTCACAGCACCGTTTCAATTTGCCGATCTGACCACCGCTTATCGTAAAGGTTTGGGATCACTCGTGCTGTCGGGTCCAGATGAAAATACGATCATTTACATGGACAAAGAGCTGTCCAAACGACCGGAGAACGATGCGGCACAAGCGCTTGAAGAGCTCTATAAGCCACCCGTACTGCCTCAATTGCTTGAAACCAAACAGTGGGAGGCGGCGGCACGTAAACTGAATACCGTCTTTGATGCAGCGGAACGTGTATGTCTCTCCAGAGAGCATGTATATGAGATGTATTTGTCTGTAACGAATGCCTTTATGTATATCGCGCACAAGCAGGGGCATCTCGTACATGAGATTGATCATGCGGGATTTGACCTGCTGCTCGCGCATCAGTTGATCCAATCACCTGACAAGCTTCGTCGCTGGGCGACTGAAATGCTTGCCAAACTGCAGGAGGAGCTATCGGATCACGAAGGTGTACAGAGTCGCAGACACGTCATCAAGCAGGTTCAGGAGATGGTAACGAGAGACGCAGGACAGGATCTGTCCGTGAAGATGATCGCAGACAAGGTGTATTTGCATCCCGTGTATTTGTCCAAAATCTACAAAGCCGAGACAGGTGAGGGGCTGGGAGATTATATGATTCGCATGCGGATGGAGCGTGCATTGTATTTGCTCAAAAACACCAATAAAAAGATATACGAGATTACCAGTGAGCTGGGGTACCAGAATCCGCAATATTTCAGCAAAATGTTCAAAAAGCATTACGGCATGACACCGAATGAATATCGGGATCAGGCATAA
- a CDS encoding ABC transporter substrate-binding protein, with protein MVRTFKVWPRFAAAVMALSLVLAGCSSDKGGTTPEAQGGGAAESGGKPYEVTLYYPGTPQKDVALVEAEINKKMEPKIGATLKINAIDWGQWDNKLNLMISSGEKADIIFTAAWQNYTVNVAKGAFLPLNDLLDKYGQDIKKNLDPAFLEGSQVDGVNYGVPTNKELAATRGVLVRKDLADKYKLDLTAVKTWADLEPLLKTIKENEPSVTPFYMSNTNGNGLLENLDWDYLGDASVPGVISKTAGTTTVLNEVETPEFKEAAELARKWYQAGYINSDAATSNVFPKDQAKAGKAFLWTDGMKPGKDKEEEGYVGYPLTQIEMTQPTITTGDASGAMLAISRSSEQPEKAMQVINLLHSDKEINNLLNFGIEGTHYVKKDGQDNIITLPEGVDANSRTYNPGAQWQLGNQFLNYLWDNEDPQKWEKFKEFNAKGVKSPALGFTFNSQSVKNEIAAVNNVNKQFKPGMTSGAVDPNEMIPKYLEKLKAAGIDKIIAAKQEQLDAFLAKK; from the coding sequence TTGGTTAGAACGTTTAAGGTATGGCCGCGTTTTGCGGCAGCAGTTATGGCGCTGAGCCTGGTACTGGCAGGCTGCTCATCAGACAAAGGCGGAACAACACCGGAAGCACAGGGTGGCGGTGCAGCGGAGAGTGGGGGCAAGCCCTATGAAGTCACGCTGTATTATCCAGGGACACCACAGAAAGATGTGGCTCTGGTCGAAGCCGAGATCAACAAAAAGATGGAGCCCAAGATCGGGGCAACACTCAAGATCAATGCGATCGACTGGGGTCAGTGGGATAACAAGCTGAATCTTATGATCTCTTCAGGAGAAAAAGCAGATATTATTTTCACGGCGGCTTGGCAAAATTATACGGTCAATGTGGCAAAAGGTGCATTCTTGCCGCTGAACGATCTACTTGACAAGTATGGGCAGGATATCAAGAAAAATCTCGATCCAGCCTTTCTGGAAGGCTCGCAGGTGGATGGCGTAAACTATGGCGTTCCTACCAACAAGGAGCTGGCAGCGACGCGTGGTGTACTGGTACGCAAAGATCTGGCTGACAAATACAAGCTCGATCTGACCGCAGTGAAAACATGGGCTGACCTGGAGCCATTGCTCAAAACGATCAAGGAAAATGAGCCGAGCGTCACCCCGTTCTATATGTCGAATACCAACGGTAACGGGCTGCTGGAAAATCTGGACTGGGATTATCTCGGTGATGCATCCGTTCCAGGCGTCATCTCCAAAACAGCGGGTACAACGACGGTACTGAACGAAGTAGAGACCCCTGAATTCAAGGAAGCCGCTGAGCTTGCACGCAAGTGGTATCAGGCTGGATACATTAACAGTGACGCAGCGACTTCCAATGTGTTCCCGAAAGATCAGGCGAAGGCAGGCAAGGCTTTCCTGTGGACCGATGGCATGAAGCCGGGCAAGGATAAGGAAGAAGAAGGGTATGTCGGATATCCACTGACCCAGATTGAGATGACACAGCCTACAATTACAACAGGGGATGCTTCCGGTGCGATGCTGGCGATCTCCCGTTCCTCCGAGCAGCCGGAGAAGGCGATGCAAGTCATTAACCTGCTGCATTCCGACAAAGAAATCAACAACCTGCTCAACTTCGGAATTGAAGGCACACATTATGTGAAAAAAGACGGACAGGACAACATTATTACCCTGCCTGAAGGGGTAGATGCGAACAGTCGCACTTACAATCCGGGCGCACAATGGCAGCTGGGCAACCAGTTCCTGAACTATCTCTGGGATAATGAAGATCCGCAGAAATGGGAAAAGTTCAAGGAGTTTAATGCCAAAGGTGTTAAGTCACCTGCACTGGGCTTTACGTTCAACAGTCAATCCGTCAAAAACGAAATTGCTGCAGTCAACAACGTGAACAAACAGTTCAAACCGGGTATGACCTCGGGTGCAGTAGATCCGAACGAGATGATCCCGAAATATCTGGAGAAGCTGAAAGCCGCAGGTATTGATAAAATTATTGCTGCCAAACAAGAGCAGCTCGACGCCTTCCTGGCGAAAAAGTAG
- a CDS encoding sensor histidine kinase yields MSYRTNLFSKMVILILIMLVPVVLLYWYSNHKTTAVLRDELNRSNSNQLEFFQNQVNTHIELLSSWPNLLIHDPDIASFRRIYADSKYFDLDTINLVKRIQNKLSIQESSSNWTTKLYLYSPTLGRVISERDAGYYDQQTLRGNISSGWNVRKIQDGQDDRFIFSWITVSPYGISDPAANAQTVIKLEFDSDNIRDMLDKFKDDGRHDPFYYREETGVIYNRTSDRVLTGQLMDKLAIDKLKDVDNRTVVIDGEPYMVNTVKSSTTGWYLVDYMPLSAILKPIHQSNILFYSAMICLLLMSFAVAYLLYVQVQVPVKQLIRGFQRLKQEDYSVRITPKGRNEFSFLSERFNSMVAQIQQLFEHVYLEQIHVREARLKQLQSQINPHFFYNCFSFITSMAKLKRVDAVVAMSHNLSRYYRYTTRQERDVVPLTEEIEFVTCYLEIQQMRMDRIRFKIDLSEDILRQEVPPLIVQPLVENAVIHGIEADAEAGEIRVSGEQRNGMMILTVDDDGHGMDEQARQMLLHKLTGGMDQEMGCGLWNVNQRLQLRYGDQAGISITESPLGGLRVTLSWPADEKHLLE; encoded by the coding sequence ATGTCATACCGGACGAATCTATTTTCCAAAATGGTCATTTTAATTCTAATTATGCTGGTCCCAGTCGTACTGCTGTACTGGTATTCCAACCATAAAACGACAGCAGTTCTGCGGGATGAGCTCAATCGCTCCAACAGCAACCAACTGGAATTTTTTCAAAATCAGGTGAATACACACATCGAGTTGTTATCCTCGTGGCCAAATCTGCTCATTCATGATCCTGATATTGCGAGCTTCCGGCGGATCTACGCCGACAGTAAATATTTCGACCTGGATACGATCAATCTGGTTAAACGTATTCAGAACAAGCTGAGCATCCAGGAGAGTTCGTCCAACTGGACAACGAAATTGTACCTCTATTCACCGACGCTCGGCAGGGTCATCTCTGAACGAGATGCCGGCTATTACGATCAGCAGACGCTGCGAGGCAACATATCATCCGGATGGAATGTTCGAAAGATTCAAGATGGGCAGGATGATCGATTCATTTTCAGCTGGATCACCGTATCACCATACGGCATTAGCGATCCTGCAGCCAATGCGCAGACTGTAATTAAGCTTGAATTCGACAGTGACAACATTCGAGATATGCTGGACAAATTCAAGGACGATGGTCGCCATGATCCCTTCTATTACCGGGAAGAGACGGGGGTTATCTATAACCGAACCTCGGATCGTGTCCTCACAGGTCAGTTGATGGACAAGCTGGCCATTGATAAGCTCAAGGATGTGGATAACCGGACGGTAGTCATCGACGGCGAGCCTTACATGGTTAATACGGTAAAGTCCAGCACGACAGGCTGGTATCTGGTTGATTACATGCCATTATCAGCTATTCTGAAGCCGATTCACCAGTCCAATATCCTATTTTATTCGGCCATGATTTGTCTGCTATTGATGAGTTTTGCCGTGGCCTATCTGTTATATGTACAGGTCCAAGTCCCTGTCAAACAGTTGATTCGTGGATTCCAACGATTGAAGCAGGAGGATTATTCAGTCCGAATTACACCCAAAGGACGTAATGAATTCAGCTTTTTGTCCGAACGATTTAACTCCATGGTGGCGCAGATTCAGCAGTTGTTTGAACACGTGTATCTGGAACAGATTCATGTGCGTGAAGCCCGGCTGAAACAGCTGCAATCGCAGATTAATCCACACTTTTTCTATAATTGTTTCTCGTTCATTACGAGCATGGCCAAGTTGAAGCGTGTCGACGCTGTCGTTGCCATGTCCCATAATCTGTCCCGATACTATCGGTATACGACAAGGCAGGAGCGTGATGTGGTGCCGCTCACAGAGGAAATTGAATTCGTCACCTGTTATCTGGAGATTCAGCAGATGCGTATGGACCGAATACGTTTCAAAATTGACTTATCCGAGGACATTTTGCGGCAGGAGGTACCTCCGCTCATCGTACAACCACTAGTGGAGAATGCGGTAATACATGGGATTGAAGCCGATGCCGAAGCTGGGGAAATACGGGTGTCGGGAGAACAGAGAAATGGCATGATGATTCTTACCGTAGATGACGACGGGCACGGTATGGATGAGCAGGCCCGGCAGATGCTGCTTCACAAACTCACAGGAGGTATGGATCAAGAGATGGGTTGCGGGTTGTGGAACGTTAATCAGCGTCTTCAGCTCAGGTATGGGGACCAGGCGGGCATTAGCATAACGGAATCACCGCTCGGTGGGCTGCGTGTTACCTTGTCTTGGCCTGCTGATGAGAAACATCTTCTTGAATAG
- a CDS encoding sugar ABC transporter permease, with translation MKTQPQAGKAARLSKGTDLPDIPVRKRKSVLYNLGKFKVLYLMFLPGILFLLVNNYMPMFGVLIAFKNVNYADGIWGSPWSGWDNFKYLFSTSDAWEITRNTLAYNTVFIALNLFVGVGLAILLNEVKNKAMSKLYQSLMLLPYFLSMIVVSYLVLAFLGKDSGFMNSTILQLFGGQPIDWYSEPKYWPYILPLVNTWKNIGYYAVIYLAAVVGIDEEYYEAAVLDGASKWHQIRFITVPFLVPLIVIMTLLQIGRIFYADFSLFYQVPLESGALFPVTNVLDTYVYRTFLIGGDIGMSSAAGLYQAVVGFVLVLVSNTIVRRMDKDNALF, from the coding sequence ATGAAGACACAACCCCAGGCGGGTAAGGCAGCACGTCTATCGAAAGGAACGGACCTACCGGATATACCGGTTCGAAAACGAAAGTCTGTCCTGTACAATCTAGGTAAATTCAAGGTTTTGTATCTTATGTTTTTGCCAGGCATTCTGTTTCTGCTGGTAAACAACTACATGCCGATGTTCGGCGTTCTGATTGCATTCAAAAATGTAAACTATGCGGACGGCATTTGGGGCAGTCCGTGGAGCGGCTGGGATAATTTCAAGTATTTGTTCTCCACCAGCGATGCTTGGGAGATCACCCGTAATACGCTCGCATATAACACCGTATTTATTGCGCTGAATTTATTTGTAGGTGTAGGACTTGCGATATTGTTGAATGAAGTGAAGAACAAGGCAATGTCCAAATTGTATCAGTCCCTTATGCTGCTTCCGTATTTTCTGTCGATGATTGTAGTCAGTTATCTGGTGCTCGCTTTTCTCGGCAAGGATTCGGGCTTCATGAATTCAACGATTCTTCAGCTCTTTGGCGGACAACCAATTGACTGGTATTCAGAGCCTAAGTATTGGCCGTACATTTTGCCGCTGGTGAATACATGGAAAAATATTGGTTATTATGCCGTCATTTATCTGGCAGCAGTGGTAGGCATCGATGAGGAATATTATGAAGCGGCCGTGCTGGATGGCGCGAGCAAGTGGCATCAGATTCGCTTCATTACCGTTCCGTTTCTCGTACCGCTAATCGTGATTATGACATTGCTGCAGATCGGTCGTATTTTCTACGCGGATTTCAGCCTGTTCTACCAGGTTCCGCTGGAATCGGGCGCATTGTTCCCGGTCACGAACGTTCTGGATACATATGTGTACCGAACCTTCCTTATTGGAGGAGATATCGGGATGTCCTCGGCAGCCGGGCTGTATCAGGCTGTTGTCGGATTTGTACTTGTACTCGTATCCAATACGATCGTTAGGAGAATGGACAAAGATAATGCATTATTTTGA